A single genomic interval of Aureliella helgolandensis harbors:
- a CDS encoding DUF1501 domain-containing protein, whose protein sequence is MNTLYAIDRRQFLYGAGIGVTATALPSMLSAAELAPTALHHPPTATNVILLFMSGGPSQVDTFDPKPELDRLEGKNVPDSIAAAIPKIKRAGVKNLMRSPWRFQKYGASGIPVSDLFPQVAKHVDDLCVIRSMQHNNPVHGPGECVALTGTSAGDRPSIGSWALYGRGTANENLPAFISMNLHSDGMQYPQGAGWGSGFLPSGFQGTVVDPSQGIRHVAMPPQTTEAGRRRQLDLIHWFNERHLEQAGEMSELKARLDSYETAHLMQTSAPDLFDTSGETQHTHDLYQLENPRSKSVGRACLLARRMVERGVRFVQIRVGGWDAHGNIKANHEKMAARTDGPIASLLTDLRQRDLLKSTLVVWAGEFGRTPTMEGRGKGRDHSPAGYTTWLAGGGTQGGKIIGATDPLGYVAVERPVSPHDFHATILHALGIDANRLTYNHHGRDEVPTVFGGEAVKEAFA, encoded by the coding sequence ATGAATACCCTCTACGCGATCGATCGCAGGCAGTTCCTGTACGGCGCAGGTATCGGCGTCACCGCAACGGCTCTCCCCAGTATGCTGAGCGCAGCGGAACTGGCCCCCACCGCCCTGCATCATCCGCCGACAGCCACCAATGTGATCTTGCTGTTCATGTCAGGCGGCCCCAGCCAAGTGGATACGTTTGACCCGAAACCGGAATTAGATCGCCTCGAGGGAAAGAACGTTCCCGATAGCATTGCTGCAGCGATCCCCAAAATTAAGCGTGCTGGTGTCAAAAACCTAATGCGTTCTCCTTGGAGATTTCAGAAGTATGGCGCTAGCGGGATCCCTGTTTCAGACTTGTTTCCACAGGTCGCTAAACATGTTGACGACCTGTGCGTGATTCGCTCCATGCAGCATAACAATCCAGTCCATGGACCTGGTGAGTGTGTCGCACTAACAGGAACCTCTGCAGGGGACCGTCCCAGCATCGGAAGTTGGGCGTTGTACGGACGAGGCACGGCAAATGAAAATCTTCCAGCCTTTATCTCGATGAATCTACACTCCGACGGGATGCAGTATCCGCAAGGTGCGGGATGGGGCTCCGGTTTCCTACCATCAGGCTTCCAGGGCACGGTCGTCGATCCCTCTCAAGGAATCCGACACGTCGCAATGCCACCTCAAACTACCGAAGCAGGGCGGCGACGCCAATTGGATCTGATCCATTGGTTCAATGAGCGTCACTTAGAGCAAGCTGGCGAAATGAGCGAACTCAAGGCTCGTCTGGACTCCTACGAAACGGCGCATCTCATGCAAACATCTGCACCTGACTTATTTGACACGTCAGGCGAGACGCAACACACGCATGATCTCTATCAACTGGAGAACCCGCGCAGCAAATCGGTGGGACGGGCCTGCCTGCTCGCACGACGCATGGTTGAGCGAGGTGTCCGCTTTGTCCAGATTCGGGTCGGTGGCTGGGATGCCCACGGCAACATCAAAGCCAATCACGAGAAGATGGCGGCCCGCACCGATGGCCCTATCGCCAGCCTTCTGACCGACCTTCGGCAGCGAGACCTGCTCAAATCCACGCTGGTTGTTTGGGCTGGCGAGTTTGGCCGCACGCCTACCATGGAAGGCCGCGGGAAGGGACGCGATCACTCCCCCGCCGGCTACACGACTTGGCTTGCCGGCGGTGGTACCCAAGGTGGAAAAATCATCGGCGCGACCGACCCGCTCGGCTATGTCGCAGTCGAACGTCCTGTGTCTCCGCATGATTTCCATGCCACCATCCTGCACGCTTTGGGTATCGACGCAAATCGTTTAACCTATAACCATCATGGGCGTGACGAAGTCCCCACGGTCTTCGGCGGCGAAGCGGTCAAGGAAGCGTTCGCATAA
- a CDS encoding DEAD/DEAH box helicase gives MQQYLKKYQNLDQTSQTLLQLLVFKHSTHSYRDLWELAQKLAVCNDSDLPLTQDFVRLQMIKWVRIGLVDPSTRKPVAPLFDLLIRDAMRRENYEDFAAIAEPAHLWSRRDDLLDFYMSFYRQDADKFHRYVSDLVPGCVPLLFPFEEAAFDGLSAEFQQKYFAFAIPRWIAFGKTEPLPVERLAALVESDAELHTDFLPALLEWAVASGNLELLRKLVLTQRVPFRDVEGCLRLLEGDWDQAFELLSATLSNRKSKKTLTRLGGLPSLLALLSAFSPAHSLKVDKASQAASLAQRGRTPYLGTFRMIERALSFMQSPNEPSKLVLDLNLLAETPLQHWVAGYLQAWLTQEEDIESGISGLVEAGSGLRAGGCLWLAAECCGLAGRSQLATASQQRELSQELHQQLGTASLIEFVKPEPAWALTLEALTRLGGGPAASQSADASDEPTDRLVYELRYNATNFTLDVFHQVRKGSKWSKGRKIALSRLQQQYSEPAFSFLTPQDQALCQALRRWTERGSYGYPVEYCEFETKYAARALIGHPRIYTPEDREQPLEIIDSPVRLVVRDVGNEQIEIALQPSPPRGGGVGIKQTGPRQIALTMYDAPHLELQGMLGNGLQVPVSASEKVLEVMTRLTSVVTVHSEIGDLQAGKAEVGGGESATFAAAKKVEGSPRLHLHLLPSGEGLRAEFYVHPFGDAGPSCRPGEGARTLFATINGDSVSANRDLPREQEQAQSALDRCPVLATHMTDSWTVVFPTAFEALESILELETLQQADEVSLHWPKGKSLQLAGQATESMLRVQIRRDRDWFAASGELKFDRELSLDMMKLIDLVTASSGRFLRLDDGRFLALTENLRARIEDLRSFGDGRSAKGKLRFAAVHAGLFEDFGEVKVKSDTHWKKCVERMKRADDIPLEIPTTLQAELRDYQREGVHWMMRLAAWGVGGCLADDMGLGKTLQAIALLLQRASQGPAMVVAPTSVIHNWQDEITRFAPTLRPHILADSNRSKLLGSLAAGDVVLCSYGLLQARSLPIGKTEFATLILDEAQAIKNPAAKRSQAAKRLVADCRFILTGTPMENHLGELWSLLDFINPGLLGSAEGFQERFAVPIERDHDRAARQRLKRLVAPFILRRTKAQVLTELPSRTEVTLRIEPSAEESAFYEALRQRAIEKLADSADDQPKHLLVLSEIMRMRQACCHPKLVAPASTVESAKLAQTLETIGELREGNHRALIFSQFVGHLSLVREALDERKISYQYLDGSTPAAARKKSVDAFQAGEGDVFLISLKAGGTGLNLTAADYVIHLDPWWNPAVEDQASDRAHRIGQKRPVTIYRMILAGTIEEHILELHATKRDLADSLLEGSDRSSKLTTEELLKLIRG, from the coding sequence ATGCAACAATACCTAAAAAAATATCAGAATCTGGACCAGACATCCCAAACGCTCCTGCAGCTACTGGTCTTCAAACACTCCACGCACAGCTATCGTGATCTTTGGGAGTTGGCCCAGAAGCTTGCGGTGTGCAACGACTCCGACTTGCCATTGACGCAAGACTTTGTCCGTTTGCAAATGATAAAATGGGTCAGGATTGGTTTGGTCGACCCGTCGACTCGGAAGCCGGTCGCTCCGCTATTTGATTTGCTGATTCGCGATGCGATGCGCAGGGAGAATTACGAGGACTTTGCGGCGATCGCTGAGCCCGCACATTTATGGAGTCGCAGGGATGACCTCCTCGATTTCTACATGTCCTTCTATCGGCAAGACGCGGATAAGTTCCACCGGTACGTGTCCGACTTGGTTCCCGGATGCGTTCCCTTGCTGTTCCCGTTCGAGGAAGCCGCCTTTGATGGGCTCTCGGCGGAGTTTCAGCAGAAGTACTTCGCATTCGCAATTCCCAGATGGATAGCCTTCGGCAAGACCGAGCCCCTGCCAGTCGAGCGACTCGCCGCCTTGGTAGAAAGTGATGCGGAGCTGCACACCGATTTTTTACCAGCCTTGTTGGAGTGGGCGGTCGCCTCGGGGAATCTCGAACTGCTACGAAAGTTGGTTTTGACCCAACGCGTGCCGTTTCGAGATGTCGAGGGCTGTTTGCGGTTGCTCGAGGGGGATTGGGACCAAGCGTTCGAACTGCTTTCCGCCACACTCTCCAATCGCAAGTCGAAAAAGACGCTCACCAGACTTGGTGGCTTGCCGTCATTGTTGGCGTTGTTATCCGCTTTTTCGCCAGCCCATAGCCTGAAAGTCGATAAGGCATCGCAAGCGGCCAGTCTGGCGCAGCGCGGTCGCACTCCGTACTTGGGGACGTTTCGGATGATCGAACGGGCACTGAGTTTTATGCAATCACCCAACGAGCCGAGCAAATTGGTCTTGGATCTAAATCTGCTCGCCGAAACGCCGCTGCAGCACTGGGTTGCGGGCTACCTGCAGGCTTGGTTGACTCAAGAAGAGGACATCGAGAGCGGTATCAGTGGGCTCGTCGAGGCAGGCAGCGGCCTGCGGGCGGGGGGCTGCCTGTGGCTCGCCGCAGAATGTTGCGGATTGGCCGGACGCTCACAACTCGCCACAGCCTCCCAGCAACGAGAGCTTTCGCAAGAATTGCATCAACAGTTGGGAACGGCGAGTCTAATTGAGTTCGTCAAGCCGGAACCAGCCTGGGCGCTGACACTGGAGGCGCTAACGCGGCTCGGTGGTGGTCCAGCGGCCAGCCAGTCAGCGGATGCCAGTGATGAGCCTACTGATCGGTTGGTTTATGAGCTGAGGTACAATGCGACCAATTTTACCCTGGACGTGTTTCATCAAGTTCGCAAAGGCTCGAAGTGGTCGAAGGGACGCAAGATCGCTCTGTCGCGTCTGCAACAACAGTACAGCGAGCCAGCGTTCTCGTTTTTGACCCCACAGGATCAGGCCCTGTGCCAAGCACTTCGTCGTTGGACCGAAAGGGGGTCCTACGGTTACCCGGTAGAGTATTGCGAGTTTGAGACGAAATATGCCGCGCGTGCACTGATCGGGCATCCGCGGATCTATACCCCGGAAGATCGTGAGCAGCCGCTGGAGATTATTGATAGTCCGGTGCGTTTGGTTGTGCGCGATGTGGGCAACGAGCAAATTGAGATCGCTCTGCAACCTAGTCCGCCCAGAGGTGGTGGGGTGGGAATCAAGCAAACCGGCCCAAGACAGATCGCGTTGACCATGTACGACGCACCGCATCTCGAATTGCAGGGCATGTTGGGCAACGGCTTGCAGGTGCCCGTGTCGGCGTCGGAGAAAGTTTTGGAAGTGATGACGCGCCTGACTTCGGTGGTTACTGTGCACTCGGAAATCGGGGATCTGCAGGCTGGTAAAGCCGAGGTGGGGGGCGGAGAGTCCGCAACCTTCGCCGCAGCGAAGAAGGTCGAAGGCAGCCCCCGACTGCATTTGCACTTACTGCCGAGCGGAGAGGGACTGCGTGCAGAGTTCTATGTTCACCCCTTTGGCGACGCGGGCCCCTCGTGCCGTCCAGGTGAGGGCGCCCGGACGTTATTCGCTACCATCAACGGTGATTCCGTATCGGCCAACCGAGACTTGCCCCGTGAGCAGGAGCAGGCTCAGAGCGCTCTCGATCGATGTCCCGTCTTGGCCACGCACATGACCGACAGCTGGACCGTGGTGTTTCCCACTGCATTCGAGGCTTTGGAATCGATCCTAGAACTAGAAACGCTCCAGCAGGCAGACGAAGTCTCGCTGCACTGGCCTAAAGGTAAGTCGTTGCAGTTGGCTGGACAGGCAACCGAATCGATGCTGCGAGTTCAGATTCGCCGGGATCGAGATTGGTTTGCAGCTTCGGGAGAGCTGAAATTCGATCGCGAACTTAGCCTGGATATGATGAAGTTGATTGATTTGGTGACTGCCTCGTCAGGCCGCTTCTTGCGACTCGACGACGGGCGGTTTTTGGCGCTAACCGAAAACCTGCGGGCAAGGATCGAAGATTTGCGGTCCTTTGGTGACGGACGCTCGGCGAAGGGGAAGCTGCGGTTCGCGGCTGTGCACGCCGGTTTGTTTGAAGATTTCGGAGAGGTCAAAGTCAAATCGGACACGCATTGGAAGAAATGCGTTGAACGGATGAAGCGTGCCGACGATATTCCCCTCGAAATTCCTACAACATTACAAGCCGAGTTGCGAGACTACCAGCGCGAAGGTGTCCACTGGATGATGCGTTTGGCGGCATGGGGCGTGGGAGGCTGCCTGGCCGACGACATGGGGCTGGGGAAAACACTGCAAGCGATCGCCCTGTTGCTCCAACGCGCCTCCCAAGGGCCAGCCATGGTCGTCGCACCCACCTCGGTTATCCATAATTGGCAGGATGAGATTACTCGCTTTGCGCCCACCCTTCGCCCTCACATCCTGGCCGACTCCAATCGCAGCAAATTGCTGGGGTCGCTCGCTGCTGGGGATGTTGTGCTCTGCTCTTACGGATTGTTGCAGGCGCGGTCTCTACCGATTGGAAAAACGGAGTTTGCCACGCTGATTCTCGATGAGGCTCAGGCGATTAAAAATCCAGCCGCCAAACGTTCCCAAGCTGCCAAGCGGCTCGTGGCCGACTGCCGCTTCATCCTGACCGGTACGCCGATGGAAAACCATCTCGGCGAACTGTGGAGTCTGCTGGACTTCATTAACCCAGGATTGCTGGGCAGTGCGGAAGGTTTTCAGGAGCGGTTTGCTGTTCCCATTGAACGCGATCACGACCGAGCAGCTCGACAGCGGCTCAAGCGGCTCGTGGCCCCCTTCATCCTCCGCCGCACCAAAGCTCAAGTATTGACCGAATTGCCTTCACGCACTGAGGTCACCCTGCGGATTGAACCGAGTGCGGAGGAATCTGCATTCTATGAAGCGCTGCGGCAGCGGGCGATCGAAAAATTGGCGGACTCGGCAGACGATCAGCCTAAACACCTGCTGGTCTTAAGTGAGATTATGCGGATGCGCCAAGCCTGTTGTCACCCGAAATTGGTGGCGCCCGCGTCGACCGTCGAATCTGCCAAGCTGGCACAGACTCTCGAAACGATTGGCGAGTTGCGGGAGGGGAATCACCGGGCTTTGATTTTCAGCCAGTTCGTCGGCCACTTAAGCCTCGTGCGCGAAGCACTCGATGAACGAAAGATTTCCTACCAGTACCTCGATGGCAGCACGCCCGCCGCCGCGAGAAAGAAAAGCGTCGATGCGTTTCAAGCGGGGGAGGGCGATGTCTTTCTGATCAGTCTCAAAGCGGGCGGAACTGGATTGAATCTAACCGCTGCCGATTATGTGATCCATCTGGATCCCTGGTGGAATCCAGCGGTTGAGGATCAGGCGTCTGATCGCGCGCATCGAATTGGCCAGAAACGCCCAGTAACCATCTATCGCATGATATTGGCTGGCACGATTGAAGAGCATATCTTGGAATTGCACGCTACCAAACGCGACCTAGCCGACAGTCTACTAGAGGGCAGCGATCGCAGCAGCAAGCTAACCACCGAGGAGCTGCTGAAGTTAATCCGTGGCTAA
- a CDS encoding cytochrome c oxidase subunit II transmembrane domain-containing protein, translating to MGRFWSLLFLAVPVWGTLCCLASWLAGNGVVVRWLPENINSLADEAEALQVVAFALVGLAFVAVGVALFGLMWKFDAAHNPQPARYIHGHRGLQTVWTVVPTVALIGLLAVSLQARWDLNAAWLSTAGGGPAGAAEGQPQSPQYESPQYEVLGRPFEWRVRYAGQDQRLGTTDDVLGEVNELHVPVDETSLVALKAEEAVQYLSVPALRLTCKLVPGRVQLARFSASKMGAYEVVCCEQRPQAYYRVVGRLMVETAEDHRAYLQRLQLQQYQREFSTAAEAQRFAVGVSFLQVNDVPEANGGVSNARPAVAPTLLSFPTRGAL from the coding sequence TTGGGTAGATTTTGGAGTTTATTGTTCTTGGCCGTTCCCGTCTGGGGGACGCTGTGTTGCTTAGCTAGCTGGCTAGCCGGTAATGGAGTCGTTGTGCGATGGCTGCCTGAGAACATCAATTCCCTCGCCGACGAAGCGGAGGCTTTGCAGGTCGTGGCATTTGCCCTGGTTGGTTTGGCATTCGTGGCGGTAGGAGTTGCCTTGTTCGGTTTGATGTGGAAATTTGACGCGGCCCACAATCCCCAGCCCGCTCGCTACATACACGGCCATCGTGGGCTGCAGACGGTGTGGACCGTAGTTCCCACAGTGGCTCTAATCGGCCTGTTGGCGGTTTCCCTCCAAGCTCGCTGGGATCTCAATGCTGCTTGGCTCAGCACGGCTGGCGGCGGTCCAGCTGGTGCCGCGGAAGGCCAGCCGCAATCACCTCAGTACGAATCACCTCAGTACGAAGTGCTGGGACGCCCATTCGAGTGGCGCGTTCGGTATGCTGGCCAAGATCAGCGGCTCGGTACTACGGATGACGTGCTGGGAGAGGTCAACGAATTGCATGTCCCAGTCGATGAGACGTCCCTGGTCGCGTTGAAAGCGGAGGAGGCTGTGCAGTACTTGAGCGTGCCTGCACTGCGATTGACGTGCAAGCTTGTCCCCGGAAGGGTGCAATTGGCACGATTTTCCGCCTCGAAAATGGGGGCTTACGAAGTGGTGTGTTGCGAGCAGCGTCCACAGGCCTACTATCGCGTCGTAGGCAGACTGATGGTGGAAACTGCGGAAGACCATCGAGCCTATCTACAGCGTCTGCAGTTGCAGCAGTATCAACGCGAGTTTTCAACCGCCGCAGAAGCCCAGCGCTTTGCCGTGGGAGTTTCATTTCTGCAAGTCAATGATGTTCCTGAGGCGAACGGCGGAGTCTCAAATGCTCGGCCAGCAGTTGCTCCAACCTTGTTGAGTTTCCCCACGCGAGGTGCCCTGTGA
- a CDS encoding c-type cytochrome — MNRFEVPTNCRCWLLSCVLVSILSVAGCDAPIASFEPNGLYLKRMELVEGVELPRAEADVQAVLTELFGTPDEPKWPEMLQAEPAYSELVLPERLQRAAGPVRSDEDDVHYGLYREHCVYCHGVTGDGLGPTSRFLNPYPRDFRMGKVKFKSTPLGKKPTRSDLWRTLHEGVSGTSMPSFRLLEQEDLEALLDYLIYLSIRGEVERKLIDEAAFELDFEAGERLYDPALKVTDPAAFDSQWEVIQGCVVDVADSWLEANDEAVVVEGPPDDYPLWGRDNNGTSQMQQRLADSVAHGRELYHGKIANCATCHGATAVGDGQLGDYDEWTKEWTTSVGIDPQKPDDLAPMLKLGGLKPRHALPRNLRTGVYRGGSRPIDLYLRIVYGIDGTPMPAAAMQPANPQGMTEGDVWDLVNYILSLPYEPLSQAAFDSSPPEQPPL, encoded by the coding sequence ATGAATCGGTTTGAAGTACCCACGAACTGCCGCTGCTGGTTGCTTAGTTGCGTCCTCGTATCGATCCTTTCCGTCGCGGGGTGTGACGCGCCCATTGCGTCGTTTGAGCCCAACGGGCTTTATCTCAAACGAATGGAGTTGGTCGAGGGGGTTGAGCTGCCGCGTGCAGAGGCGGATGTCCAAGCCGTGCTGACCGAGCTGTTTGGAACCCCCGATGAGCCCAAATGGCCTGAGATGCTGCAAGCTGAGCCAGCCTATTCCGAGCTGGTGTTGCCGGAGCGTTTGCAGCGCGCCGCTGGGCCGGTTCGGAGCGATGAGGATGACGTGCATTATGGGTTGTACCGCGAGCATTGCGTGTATTGCCATGGAGTGACGGGAGATGGACTCGGCCCGACCTCCCGTTTCTTGAATCCCTATCCCCGTGATTTTCGGATGGGGAAGGTGAAATTCAAATCGACACCGTTGGGCAAGAAACCCACGCGTTCCGACCTGTGGCGGACATTGCATGAAGGCGTCTCGGGGACCAGCATGCCATCCTTTCGTCTGCTTGAGCAGGAGGATCTGGAAGCGCTGTTGGATTACTTGATCTATCTTTCGATCCGCGGCGAGGTGGAGCGGAAGCTGATCGACGAAGCTGCCTTTGAGCTCGATTTTGAAGCGGGCGAGCGGCTCTACGATCCGGCGCTCAAAGTGACCGATCCAGCTGCCTTCGATTCGCAGTGGGAGGTGATTCAGGGGTGCGTTGTGGACGTGGCCGATAGTTGGCTGGAGGCCAACGATGAAGCGGTAGTCGTGGAGGGGCCCCCGGATGACTATCCGCTGTGGGGCCGCGATAATAACGGGACGTCGCAGATGCAACAGCGACTCGCCGACTCTGTGGCACATGGACGCGAGCTCTACCATGGCAAGATTGCCAATTGCGCGACCTGCCACGGTGCGACCGCTGTGGGGGACGGGCAGCTCGGCGACTATGACGAGTGGACGAAGGAGTGGACGACCTCCGTAGGCATTGACCCTCAAAAGCCAGATGACTTGGCCCCTATGTTGAAGTTGGGGGGACTCAAGCCACGCCATGCGCTCCCTCGCAATTTGCGAACGGGTGTTTATCGCGGAGGCTCTCGGCCCATCGATCTCTATCTGCGGATAGTGTACGGCATTGATGGAACTCCCATGCCAGCTGCGGCCATGCAACCCGCCAATCCGCAGGGGATGACCGAGGGGGATGTGTGGGACCTAGTCAACTACATCTTGAGCCTACCCTACGAGCCCCTGTCGCAGGCCGCATTCGATTCGTCTCCACCAGAGCAGCCACCTCTGTAA
- a CDS encoding PSD1 and planctomycete cytochrome C domain-containing protein, protein MRPFALPLFYLPTFCVCLFANFVAAEESKDSTSPWTLSQAGGVSQWFEIRGTGTRNNPLRRKLDQTFVGDQFFVQFQLRYDAASIDTPLDGNGEFFVLWIDEQDGGDGAGHNGGIPNIGIHVNKNKNAFMARFSSASESFSEIELEGNRVYRVLACLSRSQTEAGTGHPYDQLRVWIDPKITEEAKPAIRLSGKNAIQAINWIGFSSGGKTEPNDRILVSEVSLASNWWEAFGLPPRVNLDAQPAPPRMPAAALTVDFGTQVYPILRQHCFDCHSGEDSESGVRLDSYDELLNQVSPRSASSSHLITLIESSDPALQMPPPDGITPPISSQQIALLRRWIDEGVTWDHQLLPAPTIKSTHWAFQPLTVPEIPTTAPGATVRSPVDCFILREQENQGIVAGTRADWPTLQRRIAMDLTGLPPSAFPELERANSHEQLDQWIEKLLSSQSYAERWGRYWLDLARWAESNGHQHNRFRPHAWRYRDYVIDSFRTDKPYDLFIREQLAGDQLPAASQALPATGFLAAARYSGNELDKEIQRNDILVDVVNTTAQTFLGLTLECAQCHTHKFDPLTIRDYYRFQAFFTRGQPGNLLLTQNALDAKLWTDIRQQLLDAVHARLVEQKRLAGVPEPILVIPTTVVANMNSDERQVYQELEAAISAAPQVWGWTEADSETITTPHEMRWPLPNDREALGNLKTFVRIRGDVKSAGPEVRPGWPIAFGPTPESVDSRTDLAQWLASPGNPLTARVWVNRIWQWHFGRGIVETSGDFGTQGTPPTHPELLDWLANELIESNWSTRHIHQLILQSATYRQSASVSRSNFDLDPDCKTIWRWTPRRLESEAIRDSILAVAGKLEAFSGGPSTPESPQSETFRRSVYLEQQRDHLAESLTLFDSPPALSTCSRRRTSTVSLQPLYLMNSEFMQTMSRAFADRVRRTAEQNRYAATALRLALGRDATAEELEKLDDFLKENSLESLCLAVLNLSEFLYVN, encoded by the coding sequence ATGCGTCCTTTCGCCCTCCCCCTATTCTACCTCCCTACGTTTTGCGTCTGCCTTTTCGCAAATTTTGTGGCGGCAGAAGAATCGAAGGATTCGACGAGCCCCTGGACTCTGTCACAGGCCGGTGGCGTTTCCCAGTGGTTTGAGATTCGTGGGACCGGAACACGCAACAATCCACTGAGACGCAAGCTGGACCAAACGTTTGTAGGCGATCAGTTTTTTGTGCAGTTCCAACTCCGCTACGACGCAGCCAGTATCGATACACCGCTAGATGGAAATGGTGAATTCTTTGTTCTATGGATCGACGAGCAAGATGGTGGCGACGGCGCAGGACACAACGGCGGTATCCCCAATATTGGCATTCACGTCAATAAAAACAAAAACGCTTTCATGGCGAGGTTCTCCTCTGCGTCGGAATCCTTCAGCGAAATCGAACTGGAAGGCAATCGGGTCTACCGCGTCCTGGCTTGCCTCTCCCGCTCCCAAACAGAGGCAGGGACGGGGCATCCATACGACCAACTGAGGGTTTGGATCGATCCCAAGATCACTGAAGAGGCTAAACCAGCGATTCGCTTGTCGGGCAAGAACGCAATTCAAGCCATCAATTGGATCGGTTTCTCAAGCGGTGGGAAAACCGAGCCGAATGATCGAATTCTGGTTTCGGAAGTCTCACTCGCATCCAACTGGTGGGAAGCCTTTGGTTTGCCGCCGCGGGTCAACTTGGATGCCCAACCGGCGCCACCCAGGATGCCCGCAGCGGCCCTGACGGTTGATTTTGGCACACAGGTTTATCCGATTCTGCGTCAGCATTGTTTTGACTGCCACAGCGGCGAGGACTCAGAATCGGGAGTACGTCTGGACTCTTACGATGAACTCCTCAATCAGGTGTCGCCACGCAGTGCCTCATCCAGCCACCTGATTACCCTGATCGAATCTTCGGATCCAGCGCTCCAAATGCCACCACCGGACGGCATCACACCTCCGATCAGTAGCCAGCAAATCGCCCTATTGCGGCGGTGGATCGATGAGGGCGTGACCTGGGATCACCAACTCCTGCCGGCCCCTACAATAAAGTCCACGCACTGGGCGTTTCAACCGCTCACCGTGCCCGAGATCCCCACCACCGCCCCAGGTGCGACAGTCCGGTCTCCCGTGGATTGCTTTATTCTCCGCGAGCAGGAGAACCAAGGAATCGTAGCGGGTACACGGGCCGACTGGCCGACGCTGCAGCGGCGAATCGCAATGGACCTGACGGGCTTGCCTCCATCGGCCTTTCCGGAACTGGAGCGAGCGAACAGCCACGAGCAACTCGACCAATGGATTGAGAAACTACTGTCATCCCAGTCTTATGCGGAGCGTTGGGGGCGATACTGGCTGGACCTGGCGAGATGGGCGGAGAGCAATGGACACCAGCACAATCGCTTCCGTCCCCACGCTTGGCGTTACCGCGATTACGTCATCGACAGTTTTCGGACCGACAAACCGTACGATCTTTTCATCCGCGAACAGCTTGCGGGTGATCAATTACCAGCCGCATCCCAAGCCCTTCCAGCAACTGGATTCTTAGCGGCAGCTCGTTACAGCGGGAATGAACTCGACAAAGAGATTCAACGAAACGACATCCTGGTCGACGTGGTGAATACGACAGCTCAGACGTTCCTAGGGTTGACCCTAGAGTGTGCCCAATGTCACACGCATAAATTTGACCCGCTCACCATCCGAGATTACTACCGTTTCCAAGCCTTCTTCACTCGTGGCCAGCCGGGTAATTTGCTGCTAACCCAGAATGCGCTCGATGCCAAGTTGTGGACCGACATTCGCCAACAACTCCTCGATGCGGTTCACGCGCGATTGGTCGAGCAAAAACGCCTCGCCGGTGTCCCGGAGCCGATCCTGGTCATCCCCACAACGGTCGTGGCCAACATGAACTCCGACGAACGCCAAGTCTACCAAGAACTTGAGGCTGCGATCTCCGCTGCTCCTCAGGTTTGGGGCTGGACCGAGGCGGACAGTGAGACCATTACGACTCCCCATGAAATGCGTTGGCCATTGCCCAACGATCGTGAAGCCCTCGGTAACCTTAAAACATTTGTGCGAATTCGCGGTGATGTAAAATCAGCGGGTCCAGAGGTCCGCCCCGGCTGGCCGATCGCTTTTGGCCCGACTCCTGAATCGGTCGACTCCCGCACCGACTTAGCCCAGTGGCTGGCGTCCCCTGGCAATCCGCTAACGGCTCGCGTGTGGGTCAATCGCATCTGGCAATGGCACTTCGGTCGCGGAATTGTCGAAACATCCGGCGACTTCGGTACTCAAGGCACGCCCCCCACTCACCCAGAATTGCTCGACTGGCTCGCCAATGAATTGATCGAAAGCAACTGGAGCACTCGGCACATTCACCAACTGATCTTGCAATCAGCAACCTATCGGCAGTCAGCCTCTGTATCGAGGTCGAATTTCGACCTCGATCCCGACTGCAAAACGATTTGGCGGTGGACCCCACGCCGGTTGGAGTCGGAAGCCATTCGAGATTCGATCCTGGCGGTCGCTGGAAAACTGGAAGCATTCAGTGGAGGACCAAGCACCCCGGAGAGTCCTCAGAGCGAGACGTTTCGGCGCAGCGTTTATCTGGAGCAGCAACGGGACCATCTTGCGGAATCCCTGACACTCTTCGATAGCCCTCCCGCGCTTTCCACTTGCTCACGCAGACGGACCTCGACCGTTAGCCTGCAACCACTGTATTTGATGAACAGTGAATTCATGCAAACCATGAGTCGAGCTTTTGCGGACCGCGTGCGGCGAACAGCGGAGCAAAACCGTTATGCTGCAACAGCCTTACGTCTCGCTTTGGGACGCGACGCAACCGCAGAGGAGTTGGAAAAACTCGATGATTTCTTAAAGGAGAATTCCTTGGAATCCCTCTGCCTAGCCGTCCTGAATCTGAGCGAATTTCTGTACGTGAATTGA